From the genome of Varibaculum prostatecancerukia, one region includes:
- the cysS gene encoding cysteine--tRNA ligase — MSLRIYDSARHRIVDFEPVKAGHVGIYLCGATVQGSPHIGHVRSAIAFDVLIRWLRRSRYQVTYVRNVTDIDDKILNKSAEAGWDWWAWAYRFEQEFAAAYRALGVLPPTYEPRATGQIPEQIALTKRLIDAGHAYSDGNGNVYFDVKSLKDYGSLTRQRLSDMRTTEDESQIDSQIEAGKRDPRDFALWKAAKESEPETAKWDSPWGKGRPGWHLECSAMSRRYLGEAFDIHGGGIDLRFPHHENEQAQSHGAGWPFAKYWMHNAWVTIKGEKMSKSLGNSLVVSEILKTTPAAVLRLALGTTHYRSTVEYSPETLEQAGETWNKFASSLTRFAQAAPEVATASAQELAEAILPEAFCEAMDDDLNIAAAQAVIHEKIKQANTAFEGGKSDEGAQVAIQIRAMLEILGLDPLSEQWRETDSGNDSATAALEKLVADQLEQRLQARKEKDWARADGIRDRLSAAGIIIEDGASGSTWHLG, encoded by the coding sequence ATGAGCCTTCGCATTTATGATTCTGCCCGTCACCGCATCGTAGACTTTGAGCCGGTGAAAGCCGGGCACGTAGGGATTTACCTCTGTGGAGCCACCGTCCAGGGCTCTCCCCATATTGGGCACGTGCGTTCGGCAATCGCCTTTGATGTGCTGATTCGTTGGCTGCGTCGGAGCCGCTATCAGGTTACCTATGTGCGTAACGTGACCGATATTGACGACAAAATCTTAAATAAATCTGCGGAGGCCGGCTGGGATTGGTGGGCATGGGCCTATCGCTTCGAGCAAGAGTTTGCCGCTGCCTATCGCGCCCTGGGGGTGCTGCCCCCGACCTATGAACCGCGCGCCACCGGGCAGATTCCCGAACAAATCGCCCTCACTAAGCGCCTTATCGATGCTGGTCACGCCTATAGTGACGGGAACGGTAACGTCTATTTCGATGTTAAATCCCTCAAAGATTACGGCTCGCTGACCCGGCAAAGGCTTTCTGATATGCGCACGACCGAGGACGAGAGCCAAATCGATAGCCAAATAGAGGCGGGCAAACGCGACCCACGCGACTTCGCCCTCTGGAAAGCCGCAAAAGAAAGCGAACCGGAAACCGCTAAGTGGGATTCGCCCTGGGGTAAAGGACGTCCCGGCTGGCATTTAGAGTGCTCGGCGATGTCGCGGCGCTACCTGGGCGAAGCTTTCGATATTCACGGTGGCGGGATTGATCTGCGGTTCCCCCATCATGAAAATGAGCAAGCGCAATCCCACGGCGCCGGTTGGCCCTTCGCTAAATACTGGATGCATAACGCCTGGGTAACCATTAAGGGTGAAAAAATGTCGAAATCGCTGGGCAACTCCCTGGTGGTTTCCGAAATCTTGAAAACTACCCCGGCAGCGGTATTACGGCTGGCTTTGGGAACTACTCACTACCGTTCCACCGTGGAATATTCCCCGGAAACCCTGGAGCAGGCCGGCGAAACCTGGAATAAGTTTGCCTCTTCCCTGACGCGCTTTGCCCAGGCGGCTCCCGAAGTCGCTACCGCCAGCGCCCAGGAGCTAGCAGAGGCCATCCTCCCGGAGGCTTTTTGCGAAGCTATGGACGACGATCTTAATATCGCGGCCGCTCAAGCGGTGATACACGAAAAAATCAAGCAAGCTAATACCGCTTTTGAAGGCGGGAAATCTGACGAGGGTGCGCAGGTCGCGATTCAGATTCGCGCCATGCTAGAGATTTTGGGGCTTGATCCTCTCTCGGAGCAATGGCGGGAAACCGACAGCGGTAACGATTCTGCCACCGCTGCCTTGGAAAAGCTGGTCGCTGACCAGTTGGAACAACGCCTGCAGGCACGCAAAGAAAAGGATTGGGCGCGCGCGGACGGGATACGCGACCGCTTAAGCGCTGCCGGAATAATTATTGAGGACGGAGCCAGCGGCTCCACTTGGCATTTAGGGTAG
- a CDS encoding adenylosuccinate synthase: MPALIVVGAQWGDEGKGKLTDLVGQSVDWVVKFNGGNNAGHTIVVGDQKFGLHLIPAGILSPTVTPVIGNGVVVDLEVMFDEIKMLEEAGVDCSRLKVSLNAHIIPPYNKVMDGLAERSLGDRKIGTTGRGIGPTYADKMNRIGLRIQDLFDESILRQKVRSALSGKNFVIEKQFAEEPIDPETISDQLLSYVERVRPMVFDCAKELNLALDRGETVLLEGGQATMLDIDHGTYPFVTSSSCTAGGACSGSGIGPTRINRVIGIAKAYTTRVGEGPFPTELFGKEGEELRKSGGEFGVTTGRARRTGWFDSVVSRYAARVNGLTDLVITKLDVLSNYDEIPVCVAYDVDGQRFDDLPADQTSFHHAQPIYEMLPGWHEDISTCKTFSDLPVKAQEYIHRLEELSGCRISVVGVGPDREETIVCHQLLD; this comes from the coding sequence ATGCCCGCACTGATTGTTGTCGGAGCCCAATGGGGAGACGAAGGAAAGGGTAAACTCACTGACCTGGTTGGTCAGAGCGTTGATTGGGTGGTGAAGTTTAACGGCGGCAATAATGCTGGTCACACCATTGTAGTTGGGGATCAAAAGTTTGGTTTACACCTGATTCCTGCCGGCATCCTCTCCCCCACGGTCACTCCGGTAATCGGTAATGGAGTGGTAGTTGACCTGGAAGTAATGTTCGACGAAATCAAGATGCTGGAAGAGGCCGGGGTCGACTGTTCGCGACTAAAGGTTTCGCTTAACGCCCATATCATTCCCCCCTATAACAAAGTGATGGATGGGCTGGCCGAACGGTCTTTGGGTGACCGCAAGATTGGTACCACCGGCCGGGGAATCGGACCGACCTATGCGGATAAGATGAACCGGATTGGGCTGCGGATTCAGGACTTATTTGATGAATCAATCTTGCGGCAGAAAGTTCGCTCAGCGCTAAGCGGCAAGAACTTTGTGATTGAAAAACAGTTTGCCGAAGAACCTATCGACCCAGAAACTATTTCTGATCAGCTACTTTCCTATGTTGAAAGAGTGCGCCCCATGGTTTTTGATTGCGCTAAAGAGCTGAACCTGGCTCTAGACCGCGGAGAAACCGTGCTTTTGGAGGGAGGGCAGGCCACTATGCTCGACATTGACCACGGCACCTACCCCTTCGTGACCTCCTCGTCTTGTACCGCGGGTGGTGCCTGCTCGGGGTCAGGAATCGGGCCAACTCGTATCAACCGGGTCATCGGGATTGCCAAGGCCTACACCACTCGCGTAGGCGAAGGGCCTTTCCCCACGGAACTTTTTGGAAAAGAAGGTGAGGAACTGCGTAAATCCGGCGGAGAGTTCGGGGTAACTACCGGACGTGCGCGGCGCACCGGATGGTTCGATTCGGTAGTTTCGCGCTATGCCGCTCGGGTCAATGGGCTTACCGACTTGGTGATTACCAAGCTGGACGTGCTCTCTAATTATGACGAGATTCCGGTTTGTGTGGCCTATGACGTTGATGGTCAGCGTTTCGACGATTTACCCGCTGACCAGACTTCTTTCCACCATGCCCAGCCGATTTACGAGATGCTGCCGGGCTGGCACGAAGATATCAGCACCTGTAAGACCTTCTCAGATTTGCCGGTCAAGGCGCAGGAATACATCCATCGCCTAGAGGAGCTTTCGGGATGCCGCATTAGCGTAGTCGGGGTGGGTCCTGACCGCGAAGAAACTATCGTGTGTCATCAGTTGCTTGATTAA
- a CDS encoding Crp/Fnr family transcriptional regulator, translating into MIGLDSSFIARIPLFEGLDQEAQKRLFSMMGQTTLRRGENLFEEGDDGDRLYIVAEGKIKLSHQSLDGRENLLAVLGPGEILGELTLFDPGQRSTTATAVSPARLVFLNHSDLMVFLEDNPSLAKHMLKALAKRLRRTNGTLADLVFSDVPGRVAKALLDLADRFGIRTEDGIHVPHDLTQEELAQLVGASRETVNKSLAEFVSRGWIRLEGRAVTLIDVDRLARRAR; encoded by the coding sequence GTGATTGGTTTGGATTCGTCCTTTATAGCTAGAATTCCCCTATTTGAGGGGCTTGATCAGGAAGCGCAGAAGCGTCTGTTCTCAATGATGGGGCAGACCACGTTGCGACGTGGGGAAAATCTTTTTGAAGAGGGCGATGATGGCGACCGCTTGTATATTGTGGCCGAAGGGAAGATAAAACTTTCCCATCAGTCCCTTGATGGTCGTGAGAACCTGCTGGCAGTACTGGGGCCCGGAGAGATTCTGGGCGAGCTCACCCTTTTTGATCCCGGTCAGCGCTCCACCACCGCTACTGCGGTTTCCCCTGCCCGCTTGGTTTTCTTAAACCATTCGGATCTGATGGTGTTCCTGGAAGATAACCCTTCATTGGCGAAGCACATGTTGAAAGCCTTGGCGAAACGCTTGCGGCGCACTAATGGCACGCTCGCGGATCTGGTGTTCTCGGATGTGCCTGGCAGGGTAGCTAAAGCACTGCTGGATCTGGCCGATCGTTTCGGGATTCGCACCGAGGACGGGATTCACGTACCTCACGACCTCACCCAGGAAGAACTAGCTCAGCTGGTGGGGGCATCGCGGGAAACCGTGAACAAGTCCTTGGCTGAGTTCGTATCCCGCGGATGGATTCGCCTAGAAGGACGCGCAGTCACCTTGATTGACGTTGACCGCTTGGCGCGGCGTGCTCGCTAG
- the hemQ gene encoding hydrogen peroxide-dependent heme synthase — protein sequence MAHPMPNDVSPDPRDHKVDPDEVNACNNFSLHAVFELALPLPAEEAERAAMVRELEEKIAELGVTVRGWYDVAGYRADADLMFWFLDESNDKLQDAYHAVLNSRLGAHLVPVWSIMSAHMTAEFNKPHLPACFGGWAPRAYAAVYPFVRSLEWYYLPKAKRSAMLAEHGRNGAGYLDVAVSTLATFALNDYEWSVTLESDDINRVMGVLRQQRDCEARLHVRQDTPFYTGKRMELSEWVQRQTTAQ from the coding sequence ATGGCTCATCCGATGCCCAATGATGTGTCCCCCGATCCTCGTGATCACAAGGTGGATCCTGACGAAGTAAATGCGTGCAATAACTTCTCTTTGCACGCAGTTTTCGAGCTGGCCTTGCCGCTGCCTGCCGAGGAGGCCGAACGGGCAGCCATGGTGCGAGAACTCGAGGAAAAAATCGCTGAGCTGGGAGTGACCGTACGCGGCTGGTATGACGTTGCCGGATACCGCGCCGACGCCGACCTGATGTTCTGGTTCCTGGATGAATCCAATGACAAGCTGCAAGATGCCTATCACGCGGTGTTGAACTCCCGCCTAGGCGCCCACCTAGTGCCGGTATGGTCCATTATGAGCGCTCATATGACTGCCGAGTTTAATAAGCCGCACCTGCCGGCCTGTTTCGGGGGTTGGGCGCCGCGTGCCTATGCCGCGGTTTACCCCTTCGTGCGTTCCCTCGAGTGGTATTACCTGCCGAAGGCTAAGCGCAGCGCCATGCTCGCCGAACATGGCCGCAACGGTGCTGGTTACCTAGATGTAGCGGTTTCTACCCTGGCGACTTTCGCCCTCAACGATTACGAATGGTCCGTAACCCTAGAGTCCGACGATATTAACCGGGTGATGGGCGTGCTACGTCAGCAGCGTGATTGTGAAGCCCGCCTGCATGTACGCCAAGACACCCCGTTCTATACTGGCAAGCGGATGGAACTATCCGAATGGGTGCAGCGCCAAACTACCGCCCAGTAA
- the hemH gene encoding ferrochelatase has protein sequence MNKISAQYDAVMLVSYGGPRQMEDVLPFMRNATSGRGVPDERLKQVSTHYGRFHGISPINARNLEIRRALELELSHRGDEIEVVIGNRNWHPFIHDTLCDLAMRGLTRVLCVFTSAYVCYSGCRQYREDLAAARAQLKEQGLTLELDKVRAYYTTEGFVRSYTKRLVEAVRTMEESSGRLPYIAFVTHSIPRAMQECSGPADHSRPDYHRQHQQVCAEVAARASQELGRELSWDLSFCSRSGPPQMPWLEPDINDRLAQLKAEGVTDVACVPIGFICDHMEVVYDLDTEAKATAEQLGLNYLRVPTVGTDSDFIEALADLVNERAQEKAGGEVVYAQDALEPRWPAWAPPEDSRVSKHGADLPVEFEIKQN, from the coding sequence GTGAACAAGATTTCCGCCCAATATGATGCGGTGATGTTGGTCAGCTATGGCGGGCCGCGGCAAATGGAAGACGTGTTGCCCTTTATGCGCAACGCTACTTCTGGGCGGGGAGTTCCCGATGAGAGGCTAAAACAGGTTTCCACCCACTATGGACGTTTCCACGGAATCAGCCCCATAAATGCTCGTAACCTAGAAATTCGCCGCGCCCTAGAATTGGAACTCAGCCACCGCGGCGATGAAATCGAAGTAGTAATCGGTAATCGCAATTGGCATCCTTTTATTCACGACACCCTTTGTGACCTGGCGATGCGGGGACTTACCCGGGTCCTGTGCGTCTTTACCTCCGCTTACGTGTGTTACTCCGGATGCCGGCAGTACCGGGAAGACTTAGCGGCGGCGCGTGCTCAGCTTAAAGAGCAGGGGTTAACCCTGGAGCTGGATAAAGTGCGCGCCTACTACACTACCGAGGGCTTCGTCAGATCCTATACGAAACGCCTGGTAGAAGCGGTACGAACTATGGAGGAAAGCAGTGGACGCCTCCCCTATATCGCATTCGTGACCCACTCGATTCCTCGCGCCATGCAGGAATGCTCCGGCCCTGCCGATCACTCCCGCCCCGATTATCACCGTCAACACCAGCAGGTATGTGCCGAGGTGGCGGCGCGGGCAAGCCAGGAACTAGGGCGAGAGTTGTCATGGGATTTGTCCTTTTGTTCCCGCTCCGGACCGCCGCAAATGCCCTGGTTAGAGCCGGATATTAATGATCGGCTGGCGCAGCTGAAAGCTGAGGGGGTAACCGATGTAGCTTGTGTACCTATCGGGTTTATCTGCGACCATATGGAAGTAGTCTATGACCTGGATACGGAAGCGAAAGCAACTGCAGAACAGCTGGGGCTTAACTATTTGCGAGTGCCCACGGTGGGTACAGATTCCGACTTTATTGAGGCGCTTGCAGACTTGGTGAACGAGCGCGCCCAGGAAAAAGCAGGTGGTGAGGTCGTCTACGCCCAGGATGCCCTGGAACCCCGGTGGCCAGCGTGGGCACCCCCAGAAGATTCCCGGGTCAGCAAGCACGGTGCTGACCTGCCAGTAGAGTTTGAAATAAAGCAAAATTAG
- a CDS encoding glutamyl-tRNA reductase — protein MGLSSYSVHHLRHGLSAVAAASSTTEGLPQDLLQRLPEVRGVMPLSTCNRVEIIIETAPALSGEQQVGIDRYIQSRLGTDCEIRRDREVLDHLFQVACGLDSMVIGEREISGQLRRALRVATQQRISSATITRACQGALTTSRRVAQLTGIASQGRSVVACGLEIVSERINPLAETPTLLIGTGSYAGAAVAALRAKGVQDISVYSTSGRAERFAFGHDLQPVAKDQLIAALEAATLIVTCRGMGSPVLTKEEVQRALALSSGEKTILDLALQTDIEDGVADLERVRVINLEEISARVPEAGKAQVKRAEEIVAEGVEEAEALLADRKMDSVVVALRDSFRQVLADEVARLPKGDTIPREDVEYALRHLAARLAHIPTINAHRAGREGMGREYVSALQQVWGLDLDTLTGMGDVEPTCPVTGLKVADLKQDSAGEKEAR, from the coding sequence GTGGGTCTTTCTTCCTATTCGGTACATCATCTGCGGCACGGGCTGAGCGCCGTGGCGGCAGCTTCCAGTACCACCGAGGGGCTCCCGCAGGATCTTTTGCAACGCTTGCCCGAAGTGCGGGGAGTGATGCCTCTTTCGACTTGTAACCGGGTAGAAATCATCATTGAAACCGCACCTGCGCTCTCCGGAGAGCAACAGGTAGGGATAGATCGCTATATTCAATCCCGGTTAGGCACGGATTGCGAAATCCGCCGCGACCGCGAAGTGCTGGATCATCTTTTCCAGGTAGCCTGCGGGCTGGATTCCATGGTGATAGGGGAACGAGAAATCTCCGGACAGCTGCGCCGCGCTCTGCGGGTCGCCACCCAGCAGCGAATCTCCTCCGCCACTATTACCCGCGCCTGCCAAGGAGCGTTGACTACTTCCCGCCGGGTCGCGCAGCTGACCGGAATCGCCTCCCAGGGGCGCTCGGTAGTGGCTTGCGGCCTCGAAATCGTAAGTGAACGGATAAATCCTCTGGCAGAAACTCCCACGCTATTGATCGGCACCGGCTCTTATGCGGGAGCGGCAGTGGCAGCGCTACGCGCCAAAGGGGTGCAAGATATCTCGGTATATTCCACTTCCGGGCGGGCAGAACGTTTCGCTTTTGGACACGATTTGCAGCCGGTAGCCAAAGACCAGCTAATAGCGGCTTTGGAAGCAGCTACTTTAATCGTTACCTGCCGCGGCATGGGCTCGCCGGTGCTCACTAAAGAGGAAGTACAGCGGGCTTTAGCGCTGTCAAGCGGCGAAAAAACGATTCTCGATTTGGCCTTACAAACCGATATTGAGGACGGGGTAGCCGACTTAGAGCGAGTACGAGTAATTAACTTAGAAGAAATCAGTGCCCGGGTACCCGAGGCGGGGAAAGCCCAGGTAAAACGGGCAGAAGAAATCGTGGCCGAGGGGGTAGAGGAAGCCGAAGCGCTGCTCGCAGACCGGAAGATGGACTCGGTAGTGGTAGCGCTGCGCGATAGCTTCCGCCAGGTGCTGGCCGATGAAGTTGCGCGTCTACCGAAGGGGGACACCATCCCTCGCGAAGACGTTGAATACGCGCTGCGACACCTAGCAGCGCGTCTCGCCCATATTCCCACTATCAATGCGCACCGCGCCGGACGCGAGGGGATGGGGCGTGAATATGTCAGCGCCCTCCAGCAAGTTTGGGGATTAGATCTGGATACTTTGACGGGAATGGGAGATGTAGAGCCCACCTGTCCGGTAACCGGGTTGAAAGTTGCTGATTTAAAACAGGACTCTGCCGGCGAAAAGGAGGCACGGTGA
- the hemE gene encoding uroporphyrinogen decarboxylase: MSEQNSFLKAVRGLRPDKTPVWFMRQAGRSLPEYRRLRADNGMLTACTTPDLAAEITLQPVRRYGVDAAIFFSDIVTPLYLAGLEVEIVPGKGPVFADPVLDPKDVDRLTAHQGFDPDCITEAAQIACAELGETPLIAFAAAPFTLASYLIGKTRSKNHLEARAFMHSYPDAWNRLASWCADMSAAFLAAQIAGGARTAQVFDSWVGDLSRADYQTYCWEHSRVAIDSAHARGVPVIHFGVGASALLDLMRDAGAECIGVDWRLPLGEAVKIIEHGPGDRFAVQGNIDPAILFASSQVRRDHVDQVLTEGRKAAAHIVNLGHGVPPNADPAVLQEIVDQVHESN; this comes from the coding sequence ATGTCTGAGCAAAATTCTTTTCTAAAAGCAGTGCGCGGCCTACGCCCCGATAAAACTCCAGTTTGGTTTATGCGCCAAGCCGGGCGTTCCCTCCCCGAGTACCGCCGCCTGCGTGCTGATAACGGTATGCTCACCGCCTGCACCACTCCCGATCTGGCCGCCGAAATCACCCTGCAACCGGTGCGCCGCTACGGGGTGGACGCCGCAATTTTCTTTTCCGATATTGTCACCCCGCTATATCTGGCCGGCTTAGAGGTGGAGATAGTCCCCGGTAAAGGCCCGGTTTTCGCCGACCCCGTCCTGGACCCCAAGGATGTAGATCGCCTCACCGCTCATCAGGGTTTTGACCCGGATTGTATTACCGAGGCCGCCCAGATTGCCTGCGCCGAGCTGGGCGAGACCCCCCTAATTGCTTTCGCAGCCGCGCCTTTCACCTTGGCGTCCTATCTGATTGGGAAAACCCGCTCGAAGAATCATCTAGAGGCGCGAGCGTTTATGCATTCCTATCCGGATGCCTGGAACCGGCTCGCTAGCTGGTGCGCGGATATGTCGGCGGCTTTCCTTGCCGCCCAGATTGCCGGTGGGGCGCGCACCGCCCAAGTTTTTGATTCCTGGGTAGGCGATCTGTCACGCGCCGACTATCAAACCTACTGCTGGGAGCATTCCCGGGTGGCTATTGATTCCGCCCATGCCCGCGGGGTACCGGTGATTCATTTCGGGGTAGGCGCTAGCGCCCTGCTGGATTTAATGCGCGATGCGGGCGCCGAATGTATTGGAGTTGACTGGCGACTACCCCTAGGTGAGGCTGTAAAAATAATCGAACATGGCCCGGGAGACCGCTTTGCGGTGCAGGGAAATATCGATCCTGCGATTTTGTTTGCCTCTAGCCAGGTGCGCCGCGACCACGTAGACCAGGTTTTAACGGAAGGTAGGAAAGCCGCCGCCCATATCGTCAACCTGGGACACGGCGTGCCACCTAATGCCGACCCGGCGGTTTTACAAGAAATCGTCGACCAGGTACACGAATCAAACTAA
- the hemC gene encoding hydroxymethylbilane synthase has product MHDLAGLADYDVLVIGGGLAGLTSAYTLQKQGARVAVIEERGRPGGLICSGRFGDFTFDIGAEAFAAGATEVKDLCGELGLPLVAPRGKSWIFHHERAGIPEGALPIPHGMLGIPASLDDPGIVQALSEAEMERAHQDLTMGPEVGAEEATVSDLVTARLGKAVLEKVVAPVAGGIHSASTDRLNADTTLRGLRPALKEHGSLVKAVASLRGLKPGKPAVLASEGGMFRLVETLAQRIEEGGGLILSHVRALDLAPVADESAAADGPAAGSDQPGSAGWKVTVSNTKSGPTPGASPINIGEAVSVTVPQVVVALPGYLAAPMLRKVPGIEVGQLPQGGPIAHVTLFVDCPALDAHPRGSGMLVQRPSSEDIENGCVGAKAITHYTSKWPWAEEAAGKGRHLLRVSYGWANGPEIPVSVEGALQDASRLLGVEISPDQLLGSMIIHWDGSLPPFTPKHREMTAKMLEDLRAYPGLELAGSWVAGSGIAAVVRQAQTIKLRGTGWISEAKDDALVLGTRASRLAVTQSETVATALREHGLNVQLRQVRTAGDISRASLQKLGGVGVFAAQLRLALLEENCHLAVHSFKDLPTQPVSGLKVAAIPSRADARDALCAAPGLTLETLPPGATVGTGSPRRAAQILALRPDLKIVDIRGNVPTRLGRVKGISAPQADFTDGRETREKISQGAHDLDAVILAAAGLDRIGLGAYASERFDPEQVLPAPAQGALAVEASKAALEAHPDLAAALEEINDLATALTATAERAVLAELNAGCAAPVGAFAQMERGILTLTAAIISLDGTREVRISDSLQADPEKTFAEMLDQARQLGESVARALLEAGGGELADLGAAKARG; this is encoded by the coding sequence ATGCACGACCTAGCTGGATTAGCCGATTATGATGTTTTGGTTATCGGAGGGGGGCTAGCCGGATTAACCAGCGCCTATACTCTGCAAAAACAGGGCGCGCGGGTGGCGGTGATCGAGGAACGAGGACGCCCCGGCGGCCTGATCTGTTCGGGACGTTTTGGGGACTTCACTTTCGATATTGGCGCTGAGGCTTTCGCGGCCGGAGCTACCGAAGTCAAAGATTTATGCGGCGAGCTAGGTTTACCGCTAGTGGCTCCCCGGGGTAAATCTTGGATTTTCCACCATGAACGTGCAGGTATTCCCGAGGGCGCCCTCCCGATTCCCCACGGTATGCTGGGAATTCCCGCCAGCCTGGATGACCCCGGGATTGTGCAGGCACTCAGTGAAGCAGAAATGGAGCGCGCCCACCAGGACTTAACTATGGGTCCGGAAGTGGGGGCAGAAGAAGCCACTGTCTCCGATCTGGTAACTGCCCGCCTCGGAAAAGCAGTTTTAGAGAAAGTAGTTGCCCCTGTGGCCGGCGGCATCCACTCCGCCAGTACCGACCGCTTAAATGCCGACACCACCTTGCGTGGTTTGCGCCCGGCACTAAAAGAGCACGGCTCGCTGGTGAAGGCAGTTGCCAGTTTGCGGGGACTGAAGCCGGGTAAACCGGCAGTGCTTGCCTCTGAGGGAGGAATGTTCCGCCTGGTAGAAACCTTAGCGCAGCGCATCGAAGAGGGCGGGGGGTTGATTTTATCCCATGTGCGCGCCCTCGACCTGGCACCGGTTGCAGATGAATCTGCCGCCGCTGACGGCCCCGCTGCAGGCTCGGATCAACCCGGCTCAGCAGGCTGGAAGGTGACGGTTTCTAACACCAAATCGGGGCCGACCCCGGGGGCAAGCCCCATAAATATCGGAGAGGCAGTCTCGGTCACCGTGCCGCAGGTAGTAGTAGCGCTACCAGGTTATTTAGCTGCGCCGATGCTGCGCAAAGTACCAGGTATTGAAGTCGGTCAGCTCCCGCAGGGAGGGCCGATCGCGCACGTAACCCTATTTGTTGATTGCCCGGCCTTAGATGCCCATCCGCGTGGTTCGGGAATGTTGGTACAGCGCCCGAGCAGTGAAGATATTGAAAATGGCTGCGTGGGAGCAAAAGCGATCACCCACTACACTTCTAAATGGCCCTGGGCGGAAGAAGCTGCCGGTAAAGGCCGCCATCTGCTCCGAGTATCTTATGGTTGGGCGAATGGACCGGAGATTCCGGTATCGGTCGAGGGGGCATTGCAGGACGCATCCCGGCTGCTGGGGGTGGAGATTTCCCCGGATCAGCTGCTGGGATCGATGATTATTCACTGGGATGGCTCCCTGCCGCCCTTTACTCCCAAGCATCGGGAAATGACCGCCAAGATGCTGGAAGATCTGCGGGCTTATCCTGGTCTGGAGCTGGCAGGCTCCTGGGTTGCCGGTTCCGGGATTGCCGCAGTAGTGCGCCAGGCGCAAACCATTAAATTGCGCGGTACCGGCTGGATCAGTGAGGCGAAGGACGATGCTTTAGTTTTGGGAACTCGCGCCTCTCGCCTGGCAGTTACTCAATCAGAAACTGTGGCCACGGCTTTGCGTGAACATGGGCTAAATGTGCAGCTGCGGCAAGTGCGCACGGCCGGCGATATTTCCCGAGCCTCTTTACAAAAGCTAGGAGGAGTGGGCGTATTTGCCGCGCAACTACGCCTGGCGCTCCTGGAGGAAAACTGTCATTTAGCAGTGCATTCTTTTAAAGATTTACCTACCCAGCCGGTTTCGGGTCTAAAAGTTGCGGCGATTCCGAGCCGCGCTGATGCCCGGGACGCTCTGTGCGCCGCTCCCGGTTTAACTTTGGAAACTTTGCCGCCAGGCGCCACCGTGGGGACGGGTTCTCCGCGCCGCGCCGCCCAGATTTTAGCTTTACGTCCTGACCTGAAGATAGTGGATATTCGCGGAAATGTTCCTACCCGCCTGGGCAGAGTGAAAGGTATTAGCGCTCCGCAGGCCGATTTTACTGATGGTCGGGAGACTCGCGAAAAAATTTCGCAGGGCGCGCATGACCTGGATGCGGTGATTTTGGCGGCCGCCGGTTTGGATCGGATCGGACTCGGCGCTTACGCCAGTGAGCGTTTCGATCCCGAACAGGTGCTGCCGGCTCCGGCGCAAGGGGCTCTCGCGGTGGAAGCATCGAAGGCGGCGCTAGAAGCGCACCCCGATTTAGCGGCTGCCCTGGAGGAAATTAATGACCTGGCAACTGCCCTTACTGCTACTGCGGAACGAGCTGTTTTAGCGGAACTAAACGCCGGGTGTGCCGCTCCGGTGGGGGCGTTTGCGCAGATGGAGCGAGGGATACTCACTCTGACTGCCGCGATTATTTCCCTGGATGGTACCCGCGAGGTGCGCATCAGTGATTCCTTGCAGGCGGATCCGGAGAAAACTTTTGCCGAGATGCTTGACCAGGCGCGCCAGCTCGGTGAAAGTGTGGCTCGCGCCCTTTTGGAGGCAGGTGGCGGCGAGCTCGCTGACCTGGGCGCTGCTAAGGCGCGCGGCTAA